The genome window AACATAGCCAAAGTAACGCTTTCGACAAGGTTATCTGAGCTCTGGTTAACTTGGCAGCTGCTGTGTGTCGCTTTTACTTCACTTCTCTTCCGTGTTTAGCAGGATCACGTGAGCGCCTATTCTGTTCATCTGATCGTTGTGTTCATATCAGTACTGTCATAAATCCGATCGagaattgtgtttgtgtgatgtaaAGTTCGGTTTGgctaaatgtaatgtttctATAACATAAGTTTATGCCTTCACAATTTTCCAAACTTTCAAGAAGTacaacttattttatttcagtttggaCATGACCATTTGCATAAAGTTCTTAGCACTATAGTTCTGGCCCTTTAGTGTTGTCTGCTTTGGGATAAACTTTGAATGTGTCACATCACAAAACATTATTCGGTGTAAAGAAGTCCAAAATGGATGGATTGGGGAGTGTGGGCCCTTAAACTGTGTCTTGCAGCTTTATGTGTGTTGATGCCTTCAAGGCGGATGACCATCCTTGTTATCTGGGCCTGGTTGCATAAAGCACATTAAGTGTAAATTTCCCTTGAGTGTGCCCTTAAATATATCTTAAGttattctctttttgtctttggtAAAGGGAAATCACACCTTAAGTGTCACACTTACGGTGCTTCATGCAATCGGACACTGGGCTTGAAAGCTTTAAAGGTTGTGTCACAGCAAAGCTGTAAGCTTTTGTTTTGTCCTCTGTGACATTAGCGGCCCGCCTGTGCTCTAATCTCATGGGCTTTAGCTTGCCTGTGCTCTTTGCGGTTGCCGGGGTGACGGGCGGCAACAGTTCCTGCTAAGTGGCTGGAGTGAAAGAGCTACAATGACTGGGTTGCATGCCTGCTAGACCTCCTGctccatacaaacacacatgggGTGGGTACGCTGAACAGGGCTCAGCTGGTTTCAGGTTGCCAGTACTAGGATCATTTATTACAGGAGATGGCTTGAGTTAAAAATCTGGTTAAACGTTTTTgcgttgtttgtttgtctgccTGGTGTCTAGTGTGTTGTTACTTATAATGTATGCAAAAAGCAATGTAATgcttataattaaaaaaagactctctttctctcaacaggtagtggtctagcttttattttaactagtaactttgtattagcacctactATATTATTGCTCCtatatgacatatcgcttattgctccctgaactctctgtaagtcgctttggataaaagcgtctgctaaatgtaaatataatgtaatatcgATTTTTTTTCCACTCTTTCACTGTCTCTAGGTTGGGTGAGCAGTGTTACAGGGACGCTATGGAGCAGTGTCATAACTATAATGCCCGTCTGTGTGCAGAGAGGAGTGTGAGGATGCCCTACCTCGACTCTCAGACAGGTGTCGCCCAAAGCAACTGCTACTTCTGGATGGAGAAAAGGCACAGAGGACCAGGTGGGACACACAGCCCAGTGGTCAGTTTGAATGACGGAAAGGATAGTTCTCCTTAGAAAGTTGTGTTTGTTGAACTGGCCTGTTCACTGTCCACTTTATTGAAGTAAAAAGTTAGATGCATCtgataaaattaattaataacatgcaaaaatataatacatatacattttttatttaaatatatttaaaaactgaaaaatataaaaccaaCATACATGGTTCACATTATTTCtcgtaaaaaaataaatcatcacTCCTTCCGTCTCGCTTTTTCTGCTCTCTACATCGACCTAAGACTTTGACTCTACCTAATTTTTGAAGTTTTAAAAAATCGGTTCGTTAATGCAGTTTGTTGGTTAAAGCATCTTAAATTTGTATATAACTCACTCTAATTTCTCAACATcaatctttctcttttctttctttctcttcataGGAATGGCTCCAGGTCAACTGTACACATACCCAGCACGTCGCTGGAGAAAGAAGAGGAGAGCTCACCCTACAGAGGACTCTCAGATGGCTTTCCCTTCTCTAAAGTCTGGTAAGAGACATCTCACTTCCTCTGCCTGAGGCATTGCTAACAGAAGTGAAAATATATGGTATGATTGGGTGTGACTGCACAATTTTCAGTGCAGTCTCTTTATAgagtatttgtgtttaattctaagatgtactgtatgtgctaTGACATTTTTATCCATCTCTTGTGCAGTTGCCTATGGATGTgaatgtgggtgtgtgtgtttcagagctGGATCTGGGACTTAAGAAGGAGGTTTTCTCCAGTGATGTCAGCAGTTTAGAGGCCCTTCTGAAAGGAGAGCCGATAGATAAGAGATCCGGATTGGAGCTCCGCTCAGGGGAGGAGGAGTCCAGCTCAACTGAGTACTCCACTGGGGGACCAAACTCCACTGCCAGGGTCCGCAAGGTAAAAAAACACACGGTTAAGGAATTAGTCCGTTTTTTAAGAGAAATTAGCTTAAAAgactagttcacccaaaaatggaaattctattttcaacatttacatttgtcattcaaaacccaattgtaattttttgtttttattataatgtcaaTTCAGTCTTTCATAGGGAATGGCAACTATCTAATAAAGTTTCAAACAcctccttttgtgtttcatggaaGAAGTCAGTCATTCTGGTTTGAAACATCATTAGggtgaaaaataacaatattgtaAGGTTTGGGTGAACTGAACTTAATGTAGTTTTTTTGTCTGTCTTACAACATATAACTTATGTTTTCACTCTTGTGTGTGTAGAGAGTTTTGGAACCAGATGATTTTTTAGATGATCTGGATGATGAGGATTATGAAGAAGATACCCCGAAGAGACGGGGAAAAGGAAAAGGCAAGGTGAGACACAAAGCGAGACAAAGTTTTTTTGCTTGTTGTATGTGTTCATCATAAAGTGCTAAACTATCTTTTAAATCGTCcataattgtttaaaatgtgcttaacacattttatttgatgaTGGCATTCTCTTTGCAGGGTCGCGGTGTTAGCAGTGCCCGGAAGAAGTTAGAAGCAGCAGCTGCACTGGAAGATCGAGACAAACCGTACTCCTGTGATAGTGAGTCAGACATTCATGGAAACTAAATGAGTCTGCTAACTGACCTCACAGTGATCTCCTCTGGAGATCTGCTTCTTTTAGCTTTACGCCTGCtgtaatataacataacataagaTAAATCTTAGTCATCTTTTCTCAGTCTGACTGTTTGTCATGAGCTGTACCACAAGAAAACTAAAAAGTTCCAATCTTCAATATTTTAGCAGACTGTCCTGTATCTGACACTCTCAAAGCAAGTAAAGTTTCATCAATTCGGTCCATTAATGGAAAAATAATGTCAATTTGATTTAAAGtctcattttctttcataattCTTGATCCCTGCACTCTGCATTTGTGTCTCTGCCCTTAAATGTGTCATAATACTGTGATGCTGATGTTCTCTATGAGTTTATTTCTCTTGATCCTTTTGTCAGTCTGTGAGTCATTCTgtctcttccttctcttctttttctttctctttttctctcttgcagacactttcaaacaaaagcatatttCAAAATCTTCCGAAAGAGgtatatttctctctctgtctgtcttcttCATCCCTCATTTTTCTCCTGCCTCACCCACCATGTATTATTTTTCACTTAATATTCTGCGTGTTTGTATCGAAACAGGCTTTATAAAAGATTTTAgaggcattttttttttttactgagcAATCATTTGCTTGTTTGTCAGAAAGCTGGGCTAAAATTTCTTGGTTAattttaagggacagttcactttaaaaagaaaattctttcatcatctactcacACTCGAGCTGTTCAAAAGCGGTAAAAATGTCTTGGTTTCAaattgaacacagagaaagatatttggaacaatgcttgtaaccaaacagttcttgaccattgactaccataggaaaaattacaatgatagCCAGAAGTCTGTTtcttttcctacattcttcaaaatattttcctttgtgttcaacagaacaaagaaatgtataaagcaatttttactcctatggtagtcaatggtggccaagaactgtttataTACAAGCATTCTTAGGGCCCTATGAAATCCGTTttatttttcccaaattctgttttatttttttcgtttttaattctgtgttttctttctttatactATACAATAGTAATATTTTTGCCAACATGAAAAATACTTGGTATACTACAACATTTACTCATTAACTATAATAAGACACATAATTTCTTCCatttatctttctctgtgtattaCAATACAGAACGCATTAAAGCTAGACGTGGACTGAAAGCCCCACAACTTTTGAATTTTTGGGGGGCTCTGTATAATGTGTTTGCACGGAGTTTTCCCACTGAACAAGTTTTCTGTGTCTGAGCCATATGCAGTATTCAGACATGTTCACTCAGGTTGTTCCCGGCAGCATGACTCATTTTAACCTCTTACTCTACAGAGCTTACATTATGAGCCGGAGCATTTTATACACGCAGCGCCTGTCCGTCACCCAGAAAATGAACTAATCTGCCTGTTGTTATTATCCACAAATACCtacaatttatgtttttaatgtaaatgacatCCATTTATCATTCCATCGCCCTGTCCCTTGTATTACTTGTTCAGTGTCATCGCTGTGTGTCTTTCCATTACCCCTTATTCCTACAAATCTCCTACAAATCACTAATGTTCTCCTTTACTATTCCTCCTCTTTTGAATAGAGCACTTCTGCTTTTGTTTTGAGCTGCCAAAAAACTCATCATGTTTTTTCCCCGGAATGTGAATTTTACAATTcctatatttttatgtttgtgttacTGTGTGATCAGTTAAACAAACAACTGAAAAGCAATGATAATGATATTTAGGAGCGAGAATCAATGAGCATCAGGATATCAGGAGGCACATTGAAATGGGCCTAAAATCTCAAGATGCCATCATGTGGGAATGAGAGTTTGGCTGCATCCAAATaccccacttgcggtctttgcactttaccacttgactactttcatgacgtatttcctgtttttggccctaGTGTTTTAATGGGTGTcaagatcccaagtgagcatgtagtatttctaacccgattggacacacttagcaagtgcaaacatatcAAGTTAACTAATGTGGCgtttctaattatgagataaaaagcagttttaaaatacataactctgaagttttcaccaataaaatatgtaacgCTATGTTTTACTAggaaattatatgtaatatcttATTATATAGTcgagtcagatttatttttatagcgctttatttgtattgtatcaaagcagctttatccaaaaaacaaaaacaaaacacatgttagccaaacgtagattaaataaagatataagcttaaaaagtagtagtataacatacactggaaagctttccgcaACATCTCGCTAGACCCGAGCAAAAAGTCTAATGTTTTATATGCAGAACATGAAGCATGATGGAAGATAGTGTGAGTTTAGTGTGTGTTAAGTGCACTCCCCTTTGGCGGTTTTAAGATATCGGACACACTTGCGCTCTTCCTTCCTGTCGCATGCATGCGTGCTCTCAAGTGgtcacttgttttgttttaacaaatttaAACAGGCATTCATAATATCTTGTTGTGTGTATGTAGTTTGTGGAAAGCGCTATAAGAACAGGCCTGGTCTCAGTTATCATTACGCACACTCTCACTTGGCTGAAGAAGAGGGGGAGGAGAAAGAGGAGATGGACATTCGGGAACCGACTCCGCCCCAGCAAGACGAACCGAAGAGTAAGTGAttcatcatgttttgttttggttgcAAAGACTTCAGTAGGCAATGAACAGTGGCACTTTGAGTGAtgtgaaattgttttaaatgtcacaTCGCCGGTGATGCAAATAAAGGTTTATTAAACTAACTGGTTGGCAGTATTTTATAAAGCAGCATTCATGTTTGTATATTATACTTAATTATGGACAGTATGGCAGTGTTCCAAAGCCTAGTGAGCCAGCTTGCTGTCCACTTAACTGCCCGCTAAGGCCGCATCATAACTTAAATGGGGCTTATTTAGGACGCTTTACATAATTTTTTGGTATTGAATTAGGTGTATTCTCTGCCATCATcagtggattttttttttttttttttactttttctgagGTTGCAACACATACGCTACTGTAAAATtcatcaaaaaatgtatattagaaTGCAGCATTTGATGTCTTTAGAAGTCTGAAAAGGCTCACTGGAACACTATTATTCTCTTTCGGGAggatcatttttaaaatgtgaaaaattaatttcagtgttgttgttgttaaagcattatttgttttatgtgtatgtgAAGTATTCGTTCCCTTTGTCTGTCTCTCAGCTCCTAAGAAAGGTCCAGATGGTTTGGCTCTACCGAACAACTACTGTGATTTCTGTTTGGGAGATTCTAACATGAACCAGAAAACCGGTCAATCAGAGGAGCTTGTGTCCTGCTCCGACTGTGGTCGTTCTGGTAAAGCAAAGAAGCATACGCAAATATTTGCATATACACTCTAATCTTTGTGTTgcttttaatatttgttattgttatttaatatttgttattgttattattattcatgGATCTGCTATTCTTTTCTCAGGTCACCCCTCATGTCTGCAGTTCACTCCTGTGATGATGGCTGCTGTAAAAACATATCGCTGGCAGTGCATCGAATGCAAATGCTGTAACGTGTGTGGAACATCAGAAAATGATGTGAGTTTGAGCATTGTCCagctatttaaaaaagttaactGTTAGATGTTAGTGTAGCTTcattaatgtaatgtttatgtGCTTGCCACAGGACCAGCTGTTGTTCTGTGATGACTGTGACCGAGGTTACCACATGTATTGTCTCTCGCCCCCAATGTCTGAACCTCCTGAAGGTAAAACCATGCTAGTATTTCCATACCTATATGGGCATAGAATTCCAATAAACAAGGCTGAATAACATGTACTTTTGGGGGATTTTGTAAGGGGGCTTGTGAGTCTTTTTTTGTATAACACATATAGAGCACAAtacatcaaatataaatatagatgtaaataataaaaaaagtttaaataaataaacaaataatattagtGATTTGGTCACAAACaacaaagataataaaatatattctttgcGATGTTTCACAGGAAGTTGGAGTTGTCATCTATGTTTGGACCTCCTGAAAGAGAAAGCCTCTATATACCAGAATCAGAATACACCCCCCTCGTGATGATCTGTTTGGAAAAACCCTTTCATTCACGGTTCCTTCTCACACTTGCTCGTTCAATTAAGCAAAATGAGGTTGAGCAGACGTTTTTGGGGGAACGGAAAAGGAACGCCAACCTCGACCTTCTTCATAGCTACTaacagagggagagaaaaagagagtgagagaggatttattttttcttgtgtCACATCTCGGCAGGTTTGATCCCAGTATGACTGTTACACAGTTTCAAGTTTCAAACTACCCCTGCTCTTTGTTTTCAACTATAAGACCcccaacaataaataaatatccaGTAGTATACACCTGAATGTTAATTCTCCTGTCCCTTTTTAAAGTTCATACTTGGAGGAAGTCAGTATGAGAATATATGATTCTGTTTTTGAGTTTCTGCTCATATAAGACCTATTTCtgcaaaaacatgattaaacCGCAGCTTATATCAGCCAAAATAACTCATAATAACTGTCATACTCGCAATATTCAATGTACCGACATTCTCACAGAGGAATAGTTGAAACCAATCAGCATGCCAATGCTTGTTCATTATAAACAAAcgtgtttttgtatatttataaatttgtatAGCATATATAGGCGTGTTGAATTTAAGATCTATAAACTTAAACTATAGAAATGATTCAGTATAATGGGATTTGTTTCTTAATAGCCTCTAATCTGCACTAGCCACTGAGATACTGAATCTAGGGGTCAGTGCGTGAGCTCagagtagttttttttttcattattattattttaggatACTGTTATGATGTTCAGAGAATGCTTCAAACAGACCTGAAAAAAGGCCAGAAACAATCAATAGCAACCaactattaaaatgtatttgtgtgagCACATTATCAGAACAGTGCACACTTCATAGAGCAGTATGTTAATGGTGTGAGGAATCTCACAGACTAAACATTCTATGccatcattttcatgtttactGTCATGACTTTCCATGGTTACAGCCAAAAGAGCATTTCacttatatttattcattttcaaataaaattgaattgccAATCGCCAGTTTGTAGTGAACATCGAGCAATAAATCATTGTAGGTTAGGATTGTATCTTCTAAAGGCAAATACATGACCTACTGGATTCACTCAAAATCTGAAAGCTCTCCCCCAAACTGAAGCTCTTCTTTGGTTAACGCATTGTATGTTTTAGACGGATTTATGTATTTTCCACATTCACAAAATACACATGACTTTGTGAGCATCACATGAGTTATGTGGTAAATTCCATTCattatgctttatttttgaGGCTTCCTTACAGAAAAAGCGCATAAATTGCACATTTTTCACATGTGATCACGTTATCACATGACATTTCAGTGCTTTAGCTGTAAGGAGTGTTGGCTTCTTTAATCTGAGGTTTGAGAGATCTTTTTTGAAAACAGATGTGCATTATTTAACTTTAAAGCAAATGTAAAAGCCATCCCTTTTCTTTAAATAACTTTAGGCCTTAAAATATGGGATTATCCCTGGAGAGGACAATCAGGTTCTTTGATCAAGACAATAACAATATACAATGTGCTAAAGGCAAATTTATGACCCACCCTAAAGCCAGCTAGCCCAAACATCCTTTTGTTTAAAGAATAAATCCTCTGTGGTCCATCCAGCTGTCTCCTTCAGCcctgttttgtgtaaatgaatACTGAATTAAGAAATTAATTGACCTGATATTAATTCTGTGTTCTCTGTAAATCTTCACGTCCACAACGGTTCAGGCTTATATCCGATAATAGAAATGACTACATTATTGCTCACAGCACTCATAACATGTACAGgatcttttgttttattgtacattCTCAGTTAGCTGCATGTTTAATTTACGGtacatttatacagtacatagcACTCTAGCTTCCACTCTCACAGTAACGGCTAGTAACAATTTAACTTAATAATTTAACTTGATGGTATCTGCCAACTAACTCTTGTTAAAATAATTAGGAAGTGTAACACTTTTCcttgatgtttttaaaactgtttatataGAGAGAACTGgccatttgatttttttaactttgtgtTATTTGAAAAGATTGTTTCTGGCTTAGATTgtgggttttattttatttatggcaTTTGGTGTATGGTACATTTTTGTGTCCTTTTTtccaagaaaaataaaactgtcaCCGACCACACTTTGTGTCAGGGTACTGTTTATCACTTCTGCCTCGTTCACTACTAGTTGCTTTCTGTTGTGTTATTGAAGAACTTTTAGCAAAATTATAAAAGATGCTTGAGGGCTGAGATAATTTTAGAATTACCAAATCATGTTGCTATCCTTCAAGATGTGTTCTGTATTCTGTTGCTGCTGTTTGTAAGGTTGACATTTATAGAACTTTAGGTATATAGTGAAACCCATCCCATGTGGcaactaaatacttttaatgaCTGTTGTCACAGCTCTTTACTCAGATGTTGAGTAAACTTTAACATTACCCAGTACTGTTCATGGAAAGAATTTTCCTATTGGAATGTTGTGACATTGTGTAATGCCTCTTTATTTACGAAGTGCTTGAAATGATTTCtagatgtttttctttatggATTTCATCTATGCAGAAGTTAAAGCTAGCACGCAATTGATGTTTGTATTTGGATTTGACCATGAAGTGAAGATACACTCTTGAAGATAAAGGTGCTAAACGATGCTAGAGGACAACCATTTTAGGCTgcatggttccataaagaacctttacgTATGTAGAACCTCTGTTGTCTGAAGAACAAAGAATGTTTTGAGAAACAaagttaaaaaactaaatggtTCTTCCATGGCATCACTGCCAAGCTCTTTTTAAGGGTGCACTGTGTGGCCGAAGAGCATCTCATTTGTGCCGGAAAGAAttcaaaacaaatcattttttcacAGTGAAATTTCATTGTGTATACAGAGCAAACGCAGAGGCACACAGTTATACATATGTTTGTACCGCCAAATAATTGCATCTGAATCTGCCATGGACTGGACTTAAACTAAACAACAAATGGTGAAGTCAAAGTTTACACTGTACTACTAGACTTCTTTTGCCTTGTGGAAGCAGGGCGAATCCAGCTGCTCGTGTCCCACTTTCGTTTATTTCCACAGCGGCAAAGCAGCAGCGCCTTGAAAGTGACCCGGAAGGACTCGTTGCAGAGGGCATAACATATAGGATTAACTGTACTGTTTACATAACACAGCCAGTATCCGAGCTGCCAGAGTTTTTCTGGGACGCAGTATGAAATGGAAGCCAAAACCATGATGTTATATGGCGTCCACGTTAGGATGAAAGCCAACAAGATGGCACTCAATGTTCGGGCAGCTTTCTTTTCTCTAATGATGGTACTGATGCGGTGTTTCGCTCGGGGCTGGTGGCAGTTGACGGGGTCTGACCTTCTGACCATTTTGGAGAGCGACTGCCGTGTGGGGCACTCTGCTGACATGTCTGTTGCTTTCGTCAAGTGTTCCTGCACACCACTTGAAACCTCTGATCTGTTTTGCAGATATTTTAACTTTATCACAGCCGGATTGGATGACGGTTCTCTCGCACTAATGCTCTGCTCATGTTCGTCCTCAGTGGAAGAAGACAAGGCACCGTCATCCTCGTCGCCGATGTTCCAGCTTCTGTTCCTGTACGCTTCTTTGTAACTCTCATGAGCTGACTTTCCCAAAATGTCCGCCAATGAATTCGGAGAACTTTGTCTCCCTGGAAAACACCCAGCCAGTGTGCCTTCACtcttttctttcacttttttagAATTTCTTTCCTTTGAGCAGCTCTTGGTACTGGCCTGGTACATGAATTGTTGGTCTAATCCATCCAGGGTGTTTCTAGTCTTTTTTACAGTCCCAATAAAACCAGCAAGTCCTTTTGCTCTGTTCTCGATTTCCCAATAAATTCGCCAATACAGAATGATCATAATG of Triplophysa dalaica isolate WHDGS20190420 chromosome 4, ASM1584641v1, whole genome shotgun sequence contains these proteins:
- the chrm1b gene encoding muscarinic acetylcholine receptor M1; this encodes MNQTCISEARNLSVDPLGGHQAWEVVLIVLVTGPLSLVTILGNLLVVISFRVNSQLRTISNYYLLSLAVADLILGTVSMNLYTIYIIMGRWTWGHLACDLWLALDYVASNASVMNLLVISFDRYFSVTRPLTYRTKRTPKKAAAMIALAWMVSFVLWGPAILFWPHVVGRSPEAESQECSIPFLKVPPLTYSTAMAAFYLPVTIMIILYWRIYWEIENRAKGLAGFIGTVKKTRNTLDGLDQQFMYQASTKSCSKERNSKKVKEKSEGTLAGCFPGRQSSPNSLADILGKSAHESYKEAYRNRSWNIGDEDDGALSSSTEDEHEQSISAREPSSNPAVIKLKYLQNRSEVSSGVQEHLTKATDMSAECPTRQSLSKMVRRSDPVNCHQPRAKHRISTIIREKKAARTLSAILLAFILTWTPYNIMVLASISYCVPEKLWQLGYWLCYVNSTVNPICYALCNESFRVTFKALLLCRCGNKRKWDTSSWIRPASTRQKKSSSTV
- the dpf2 gene encoding zinc finger protein ubi-d4 isoform X2 — protein: MAAVVENVVKLLGEQCYRDAMEQCHNYNARLCAERSVRMPYLDSQTGVAQSNCYFWMEKRHRGPGMAPGQLYTYPARRWRKKRRAHPTEDSQMAFPSLKSELDLGLKKEVFSSDVSSLEALLKGEPIDKRSGLELRSGEEESSSTEYSTGGPNSTARVRKRVLEPDDFLDDLDDEDYEEDTPKRRGKGKGKGRGVSSARKKLEAAAALEDRDKPYSCDICGKRYKNRPGLSYHYAHSHLAEEEGEEKEEMDIREPTPPQQDEPKTPKKGPDGLALPNNYCDFCLGDSNMNQKTGQSEELVSCSDCGRSGHPSCLQFTPVMMAAVKTYRWQCIECKCCNVCGTSENDDQLLFCDDCDRGYHMYCLSPPMSEPPEGSWSCHLCLDLLKEKASIYQNQNTPPS
- the dpf2 gene encoding zinc finger protein ubi-d4 isoform X1, translating into MAAVVENVVKLLGEQCYRDAMEQCHNYNARLCAERSVRMPYLDSQTGVAQSNCYFWMEKRHRGPGMAPGQLYTYPARRWRKKRRAHPTEDSQMAFPSLKSELDLGLKKEVFSSDVSSLEALLKGEPIDKRSGLELRSGEEESSSTEYSTGGPNSTARVRKRVLEPDDFLDDLDDEDYEEDTPKRRGKGKGKGRGVSSARKKLEAAAALEDRDKPYSCDNTFKQKHISKSSERVCGKRYKNRPGLSYHYAHSHLAEEEGEEKEEMDIREPTPPQQDEPKTPKKGPDGLALPNNYCDFCLGDSNMNQKTGQSEELVSCSDCGRSGHPSCLQFTPVMMAAVKTYRWQCIECKCCNVCGTSENDDQLLFCDDCDRGYHMYCLSPPMSEPPEGSWSCHLCLDLLKEKASIYQNQNTPPS